The genomic interval GAAGACCTGCGGGGGGACGAGCGGCCCTACCTCGACGGGCGGGCGGTGGGGTGTGTCGTGGTGGCGGCGGGCTGGCAGGGGTGCGGGGTGACGCTGAGCGCCCTGCGCGACATCGTGCACGCCCTGCGCGGCTGGCCGACGCCGCTGGGCGTGACGATCAACACGGTCGCCGTGCAGGCCTTCGCCCCCGGCGGGGAGTGCACCGATCCGGCCACCGACGCCGGGCTCGCCACGCTCGCGGGTCAGGTCCTGCACTTCGCGCGGGCGACCGTTTCCCTGCGTGGGCCGACGGCGGGGGTGCCCGCGTGACCGCCGGGCCGCCGCCCGTGCCGTGGACGCTGGACGAGGCGGCCACCCTCACCGCCGGGGCGGACCTGTGGTCGACGCCTGCCCTGCCCGACCGCGGCGTCCTGCCCGTGCGGATGGTGGACGGCCCGATGGGGGTCGCCAGCCCCCACATCGACGAGCGGGACGTGTCGCTGCTGATGCCCTGCGGCACGGCCCTGGCGGCGTCCTGGGATGTCGGCCTGGCCCACCGCGTCGGCGAGGTGGTGGCCGCCGAGTGTCATCGCCGGGGGGTGCAGGCGATCCTCGGCCCGAACCTGAACCTGCCCCGCAGTCCGCTGGCGGGCCGGGCCTTCGAGACGTACTCGGAAGACCCCTTCCTGACGGGGGCCGTCGGCGCCGCCTGGATTTCCGGGGTGCAGTCGCGCGGGGTCTCCGCCGTCGCCAAACATGTCGTCGGCAACGACTCCGAGACGCAGCGGCACTCCATGAACTCGGTGATGGACGAGCGGACCCTGCGCGAGGTGTACCTGAAGCCCTTCGAGCTGGCGGCCCAGGCGGGCGTCCGGGCGATGATGATGGCCTACAACCGGGTGAACGGGGTGCCCTGTGCCGAGCAGGGGCACGTCATGGGCATCCTCCGCAAGGACCTCGGGTGGAACGGCGTGCTGATGTCCGACTGGTTCGGTGTGCAAGGCGGCGCGCGCAGCCTGAACGCGGGTCTGGACCTGGAGATGCCCGGCCCGCCGCGTCAGATGGGGCCTCAAGTCGCGGAACTCGTCGGGCAGGGCCGGGTGTCCGGGGAACGGGTCGTGGAGGCGGCGCGGCGCGTGGCGACCTGGGCGGGGCAGGTGGACCGCTCGCCCCGGCCGAGCGAACTGGACCCCCAGGCGGTGCTGACCGAGGCCGCCGCCGCCGGGTTCGTCCTCCTGAAGAACGAGGGCGCGGCCCTGCCCCTGCGGGCGGACCGGCCCCTCGCGGTCATCGGCCCGAACGCGGCGGTCCCCTGCTACCAGGGCGCGACCTTCGCCCGGATCGCCCTCGCCGAGGACGTGCCCACCCCCCTGGAGGCGCTGCGGCAGGGCTTCGGCGAGGTGACCTACGAGGATGGGGTCGCCCCGGAATACCGCCTGCCGCCGCTCTGGGCCCTGCCGATCACGGCGGACGGCGGGGAACGGGGCCTGACGGTGGAGTACGTCCCCGGCACGGACGCGGGCGCGGAGCCCACCTTCCGCGAGGTGCGGCGGACCTCCACCCTGGTCTGGTTCGCCGGGATGCCGGGGGGGCTGGCGACCGGGCAGCCCGGCACCGTGCGGGCGCGAACCCGGCTGAGGCCCGTCCTCAGCGGCACTTACCGCCTCTTCTACGGCGGGACGGGGGACGTGACGTTCCTCGTGAACGGGGTCGAGCGTGGCCGCCGTCCCTCCCCGGTCGTGTCGGGGGACGTGATGGGTCA from Deinococcus aestuarii carries:
- a CDS encoding beta-glucosidase — translated: MTAGPPPVPWTLDEAATLTAGADLWSTPALPDRGVLPVRMVDGPMGVASPHIDERDVSLLMPCGTALAASWDVGLAHRVGEVVAAECHRRGVQAILGPNLNLPRSPLAGRAFETYSEDPFLTGAVGAAWISGVQSRGVSAVAKHVVGNDSETQRHSMNSVMDERTLREVYLKPFELAAQAGVRAMMMAYNRVNGVPCAEQGHVMGILRKDLGWNGVLMSDWFGVQGGARSLNAGLDLEMPGPPRQMGPQVAELVGQGRVSGERVVEAARRVATWAGQVDRSPRPSELDPQAVLTEAAAAGFVLLKNEGAALPLRADRPLAVIGPNAAVPCYQGATFARIALAEDVPTPLEALRQGFGEVTYEDGVAPEYRLPPLWALPITADGGERGLTVEYVPGTDAGAEPTFREVRRTSTLVWFAGMPGGLATGQPGTVRARTRLRPVLSGTYRLFYGGTGDVTFLVNGVERGRRPSPVVSGDVMGHLLRGEADHLDLDLTAGEEVRLEYVMTFGPARAQGLWYGARPPGVPDLLARAERLAARSEQVVLVVGETADSGVESRDRTTTRLPEAQVDLIRRVCAAHPGTVVVVNAAHAVDTSWAAQAAAVLHVWFPGQGFGVALAEVLAGLREPGGRLPVTFARREADYPAFDLTPDAQGDLRYEEGVLIGYRSFAAHGTAPAFPLGHGLGYAEFEYGEVNVRPQADGALQVAVPVTNTSGREGKEVVQAYLEQPEFEGVPAHPELAAFAATVVPAGETRTVTLTIPAHALRRWSEAEGRWVTPPGPRTVKVGRSIQDIRWTGHLSP
- a CDS encoding NADPH-dependent FMN reductase; the encoded protein is MTAPFIVGIGGTTRPGSSGEKALRVTLGHAERAGARTQLFGGAELAGLPLYAPEKPERNAAEVALVEAVRQADGLLIATPGYHGGVSGLVKNALDLLEDLRGDERPYLDGRAVGCVVVAAGWQGCGVTLSALRDIVHALRGWPTPLGVTINTVAVQAFAPGGECTDPATDAGLATLAGQVLHFARATVSLRGPTAGVPA